In Leptodactylus fuscus isolate aLepFus1 chromosome 2, aLepFus1.hap2, whole genome shotgun sequence, one genomic interval encodes:
- the MRPL48 gene encoding large ribosomal subunit protein mL48: MGGISVLHILRSCQYCPPCGEKVTMLPVRGGALLRSTAALCSRLPGHTGLLSSSNGFLIEDRRSYKSQPTHGIGRYKFLLPPEVDQKKKGKSLKKEIKKGTENEYGMLNFQVSGYNMLYVEHFAQYMHNFFNQMSIRVEESYAKPTKTKEVLLMPDVGNKMSVDCVLTVHERVVQVSGLSATLAPIIIEVFTMNQPEGVNLHVKEHTEEDYLERFKSRPDLDNLRASMN; this comes from the exons ATG GGAGGGATTTCTGTGCTGCACATCCTGCGCTCCTGCCAGTACTGTCCCCCATGTGGTGAGAAGGTGACT ATGCTGCCGgtcagagggggcgctctactcaGGTCCACTGCCGCTCTGTGCAG CAGACTCCCAGGACACACGGGGCTCCTGAGCAGCAGTAATG GTTTCCTGATAGAAGACAGAAGATCCTACAAGTCACAGCCTACTCATGGCATCGGCCGCTACAAGTTCCTGCTACCCCCAGAAGTG GACCAAAAGAAAAAAGGCAAGTCACTGAAAAAGGAAATTAAAAAAGGCACAGAGAATGAATATGGCATGCTAAACTTCCAAGTGTCCGGGTACAACATGCTCTACGTGGAACACTTCGCTCAGTACATGCATAACTTCTTCAACCAGATGTCTATAAGGGTGGAGGAAAG TTATGCTAAACCAACCAAGACCAAAGAGGTGCTGCTCATGCCAGATGTGGGTAACAAGATGTCTGTGGACTGTGTGTTGACCGTCCATGAAAGGGTTGTCCAG GTCAGCGGCCTGAGCGCCACTTTGGCTCCCATTATCATTGAAGTTTTCACAATGAACCAGCCTGAAGGGGTTAACCTACATGTCAAGGAG cacacagaggaggattaccTGGAGAGATTTAAGTCCCGGCCCGATCTGGACAACCTGAGAGCGTCCATGAACTGA